Part of the Pseudobacteriovorax antillogorgiicola genome is shown below.
TTCTTAAGGGATCTTCATTTCCAGGTAAAGGGAACTCCCAGGTCCTATCTTTAGATGAAATGAGTGCGGTCTTTTTAGATGATCTTATTAGAACTGATTGAATCATGCCAAAGGTTCCTGAGCCAGGTAGCTTTTGACTATCTTCAAACAACTTATGTGTTTTCGTATTCCAATAGAATATTCTGCCATCATTGTGGACTATCATCAATGTATCAGGATCAATTAGGTGGGGGTAAATTATGCTTAAATTTTCTTCATGGATGCCTAGGCTAATAGGAGTTAGCTCCTGGCTTTCTAGGCTTAGTATTTCGACTGTGTCTCTAAAAGGACCGAGGCTTATCAAGGTTTTACTATCTGGTAAAAAGCTTATTTGATGGCCTTCGATATCTTTCCAGGGGTGGGCAGGAGTGATAGCATGAAATCTATTTAGGTCCCATAGAGCAAATTTTCCACTAATTCTGAAAGCGATTAGTCTATTGTCTGGGCTAATGGCTGCTTTTGGTAGAGAGGAACACATCCATTCGGGCTCAATGACACTTCTATTAGAGCCAAAAATGCTAACAGGTTCACCTAGTGGTAAACCTGTACGAACATCCCACCTCAATAGAAACCCATCTCCAGTCTGACTTATCAGAGTCCCACCATCGGGACTTAAGTTGAGTTTGCCAATACATGGGGAAACTTTTTCATTATGCAACTCCACATATTCAGGCATCTTGCTGTAGATGTGTAAACTTGCTTCTAATAGTATCTGCTTCGCGCGCTCTTTCTCAAAGTCAGTGGGTAGTTCATTGTCGAGAATATTAAATGCAAAGACTGTGTCTTGTATCAGTTGGAGCGGTCCCTTATGGCTAACAAGAGAGCCATTAATGCGATGCTGATCTCTAAATTTTGATAACCTTTCGAACTGGATACTTTGTTCAAACAGGAGTGAATAAGGTTTTTGCCAGCTTGAAATATTTTTGGCCTGGTCAATCGCTCGATACCGGATAAGCCAATACCCTTCTTTTCTTAAAGCAAATTGCGGATTGAAGGCACTCGTTTTCTGGATCTTGTCTTGTTCACAAGTAGGGTCTGCCATAGCCTTATCTTGAGCTAACTTAAGTTGATCTGCTGTAAGAAATGTCTCAGCGCAAAATTCGATTGATTTGATGTCATCAATTCCCTTTACGCTCCCATCAACGATAGTTAATGATTCAGCTTGATTTATTTTGTGAAACTTAGCTCCGCGAAAATTTACTAGTTCACCCTGCTCGTAGGTGATTTGGGGAATGGGAATTTGGGTATCCAATTGGATTGTACATGAGTTTTTCTTAACAGTTCCCAACAATAAGTCATGGGCTTTAACCTCAATGATCAGCTGTTGAGGGTGCTCATATTGATCTACAAGTCTTTTACTGTGACTTTGGTCTAGCGTAAGAGTTAATGAAGAGGAATTAGAATTTGGAGATATAGTTTTGTAGTGAAGCAAAATATTGTCGTCGCGGTTTAGATTATCCGTGTTCAGCAAGTCCTGAGTGGTGAAACCACCATTAACAGTGGGGGGTTCAGGGCATCGAAGTTGTAATCCACTTTCCTCAGTGATTTTCATCAGCAGTTTCTTGGGGGGGTCTCCACTTTCCAGTCTGATTGCCCAAGGATTAAGCCGATTTCGGATGATCAAGTCTTTTTTTGAAGCCATTAGACAGGCATGCTCTGTCATTTGCTTGTCTTCTAGTCGTCGGCCTGAAGCCGGATCGATGATTTCCAACTCCTTACTCGATAGATCCTCCGAATTAGGAGATAAGACCTTTATGTAATGTTGTCCTTCTTGGAAGCCGGCGCCGCATTCTAATTGACTCAGATTGTGAGAATTAGAAGCTTCAATACAGCCAAATGTAAAGGCTGATAATAGAAATTTTATCAATAGGGGTTTCATACTATCGCCTTTTATTGATTTTTTATGCAGGCTC
Proteins encoded:
- a CDS encoding WD40 repeat domain-containing protein, whose amino-acid sequence is MKPLLIKFLLSAFTFGCIEASNSHNLSQLECGAGFQEGQHYIKVLSPNSEDLSSKELEIIDPASGRRLEDKQMTEHACLMASKKDLIIRNRLNPWAIRLESGDPPKKLLMKITEESGLQLRCPEPPTVNGGFTTQDLLNTDNLNRDDNILLHYKTISPNSNSSSLTLTLDQSHSKRLVDQYEHPQQLIIEVKAHDLLLGTVKKNSCTIQLDTQIPIPQITYEQGELVNFRGAKFHKINQAESLTIVDGSVKGIDDIKSIEFCAETFLTADQLKLAQDKAMADPTCEQDKIQKTSAFNPQFALRKEGYWLIRYRAIDQAKNISSWQKPYSLLFEQSIQFERLSKFRDQHRINGSLVSHKGPLQLIQDTVFAFNILDNELPTDFEKERAKQILLEASLHIYSKMPEYVELHNEKVSPCIGKLNLSPDGGTLISQTGDGFLLRWDVRTGLPLGEPVSIFGSNRSVIEPEWMCSSLPKAAISPDNRLIAFRISGKFALWDLNRFHAITPAHPWKDIEGHQISFLPDSKTLISLGPFRDTVEILSLESQELTPISLGIHEENLSIIYPHLIDPDTLMIVHNDGRIFYWNTKTHKLFEDSQKLPGSGTFGMIQSVLIRSSKKTALISSKDRTWEFPLPGNEDPLRTFKQFVTLDQHATNSSETMLAGVNENNKIELRRLHNESLVGPTLNQPHLDVEEILFDNNAETMFLRGDRNQLSFWKKPPQLGNTVNNDLKFYHPLDYTEMVVSKKGDRLYTSNTLGQIYKWNPQTRELLETIEIPGCKSIVKGLAISPDGRKLAFGCYQIGKVWVADISGKVNFEVLLEGFQSDVHALAFMDDQTLLVGGDNLEIWKIVPEKRFKRKIDEFKAMKFALFENGSKIVGHNRADIALWDLSNPLKGASSFKGIAKDAHAVAIGERHGLFALGKVSAPGREGHIYLYSIESGKSEGIIEGHQDAISDLLFLDNGLLVSASYDSTIKVWNVKNRLELFKFDKHSDYVTDLYPDPIDPLGFYSASWDGTVRRWSLDAREILNQICQRIVPYLNRDLEFMEVAKETCE